One genomic window of Stenotrophomonas lactitubi includes the following:
- a CDS encoding RHS repeat-associated core domain-containing protein, with the protein MPALTLALMGLNAIVSVNTYEYDELGRVIVERGNGVQNVRYAYDAEGRVTQVTDSQNRVTRMNYDPRGRLIQSIDAAGGTTQIAYDLADRPIQVSDPRKLVTTYEFDGFGQMWKQVSPDTGTTQHQYDAAGLRTATTRADGSVVSFGYDGLGRMTSASAEDQTLGYSYDWCGNGKGLLCGTSGPGTATHFAYTPNGELQIRRDFTDLSGQKTDHSTTYGYDSINRLSQITYPNGDKATYTYGSQGKPSALMATVDGTQRSIISQANWKVTGAHEQLAYGNGLVRGYNHDQEGRLTAMSVWGPNSSKVSYWDYQYSGDGEITAIVDAVDPNMTQMIGYDSLSRLTQLTRFGVTNTLSYDAGGNHDRYQAGNQLTQYSIDPGSNRVLNYTNQDGSRQYQYDALGNRISETAGSRISTFEYDAFNRMSRSNIGGATTDYVLNAQGQRVAKINQSTNSRYFYAGQNQLMTELNNGVWTNYFWFEGELVGLARSGQHNYVHTDHLGRPEFVTSPDQHTVWKAYNYAYGRSVQKDEIGGLNIGFPGQYYDAESGLWYNGFRDYDASIGRYVQSDPIGLVGGTNTYAYVGGNPINSVDPLGLQARALRPTYYPGNYATGGSEEYGGPRLDAGSFGIFGTIVLVSPSLPQLARALYNKPPADATDPNGAKAPGLPGEVEGYCAPKKGPQWVKSPNGRGSGWLDKSGDVWVPSGQGGGAHGGPHWDVQSPNGDYINVYPGGRRR; encoded by the coding sequence ATGCCAGCACTGACGCTTGCCCTGATGGGGCTGAACGCTATTGTCTCTGTCAATACATATGAGTACGACGAACTGGGACGTGTGATTGTCGAACGCGGAAACGGCGTGCAGAACGTGCGCTATGCCTATGACGCTGAAGGGCGCGTCACCCAGGTCACCGATTCGCAGAATCGGGTTACCCGGATGAACTACGACCCGCGTGGGCGCCTGATCCAATCAATCGACGCTGCCGGGGGCACGACCCAGATCGCCTACGATCTTGCAGATCGTCCGATCCAGGTGAGCGATCCGCGAAAACTAGTCACCACCTATGAATTCGATGGCTTCGGCCAGATGTGGAAGCAGGTGAGCCCGGATACGGGAACGACGCAGCATCAGTATGATGCTGCTGGTTTGCGGACCGCGACGACGCGTGCAGATGGCAGCGTCGTTTCCTTCGGCTATGACGGCCTGGGACGAATGACTTCTGCGAGCGCCGAAGACCAGACGTTGGGCTACAGCTACGATTGGTGCGGTAATGGCAAGGGACTGTTGTGCGGCACCTCGGGGCCGGGAACAGCGACACATTTCGCCTACACGCCGAACGGCGAACTGCAGATACGCCGCGACTTCACAGATCTGTCTGGTCAGAAGACGGATCACAGCACGACGTATGGCTACGATAGCATCAATCGCCTGAGCCAGATCACCTATCCCAATGGTGACAAGGCGACCTACACCTATGGTTCCCAGGGAAAGCCAAGCGCGTTGATGGCAACCGTCGACGGTACTCAGCGCTCAATCATCTCGCAGGCCAACTGGAAGGTCACCGGAGCGCATGAGCAGCTGGCCTATGGCAATGGCCTCGTCCGTGGCTATAACCACGATCAGGAGGGACGGCTGACGGCAATGTCGGTCTGGGGACCCAACAGCAGCAAGGTCAGCTATTGGGACTACCAGTACAGTGGCGATGGAGAAATCACCGCCATCGTCGACGCTGTCGACCCGAACATGACCCAGATGATCGGTTATGACTCGCTGAGTCGCCTGACCCAGCTGACACGCTTTGGCGTCACCAACACGCTTTCCTACGACGCCGGCGGCAATCACGACCGCTATCAGGCCGGCAATCAGTTGACCCAGTACAGCATCGACCCGGGGAGCAATCGGGTGCTGAACTACACCAACCAGGACGGCAGCCGCCAGTACCAGTACGACGCACTGGGAAATCGTATCAGCGAGACTGCGGGCAGCCGGATCAGCACCTTCGAGTACGACGCCTTCAATCGCATGAGCCGCAGCAACATCGGAGGCGCAACGACCGACTACGTGCTGAATGCGCAGGGACAGCGCGTTGCGAAGATCAACCAGAGCACCAACAGCCGCTACTTCTACGCCGGTCAGAACCAGCTCATGACCGAGCTGAACAACGGCGTGTGGACCAACTACTTCTGGTTCGAAGGTGAACTGGTGGGGCTGGCGCGCAGTGGTCAGCACAATTACGTGCATACCGATCATCTCGGACGCCCGGAGTTCGTGACCAGCCCGGACCAGCACACTGTCTGGAAGGCATACAACTACGCCTATGGGCGCAGCGTGCAGAAGGATGAAATCGGTGGGTTGAACATTGGCTTCCCGGGCCAGTACTACGATGCAGAAAGCGGGCTTTGGTACAACGGCTTCCGTGACTATGACGCAAGCATTGGCCGGTATGTGCAGAGTGATCCGATCGGGTTGGTCGGAGGAACCAATACGTACGCCTATGTTGGCGGCAACCCAATCAATTCGGTTGACCCCCTCGGGCTTCAGGCTCGCGCACTGCGTCCGACCTACTATCCAGGCAACTACGCCACAGGTGGTTCTGAAGAGTACGGTGGTCCTCGATTGGATGCTGGGAGTTTTGGCATCTTCGGAACTATCGTGCTTGTTTCTCCTTCACTCCCTCAGCTTGCGAGAGCGCTCTACAACAAGCCACCAGCCGACGCAACAGATCCCAACGGTGCGAAGGCTCCGGGTCTCCCTGGCGAGGTTGAGGGATACTGTGCACCCAAGAAGGGGCCTCAGTGGGTTAAGAGCCCGAATGGCAGAGGGAGTGGATGGCTCGACAAATCCGGAGATGTTTGGGTTCCCTCTGGCCAAGGAGGGGGTGCCCATGGTGGACCTCATTGGGACGTTCAATCCCCCAATGGGGACTACATCAATGTCTACCCTGGTGGAAGAAGGCGCTGA
- a CDS encoding 2OG-Fe(II) oxygenase: MHEPGPVDFIEVIHNAVPSDVCAAIVARMRASQGLKPGAVGSGVFPELKHSKDLRISGLDGWQDVDQQLQQAVFAGLQTYLRRYPQALIAPLMLQIQDSNGQPRRLSAEDFPDMAPEQLADLARTCLRPGAINLQWYAAGEGGYPYWHCELYPKDAQADTLHRHLLWTLYLNDDFEEGETEFLFQGRKIAPRTGSLLIAPTAFTHTHRGNRPQGGDKFIATSWILFQSAQKLFGG, encoded by the coding sequence ATGCACGAGCCGGGCCCTGTCGATTTCATCGAGGTCATCCACAACGCCGTCCCCAGCGACGTGTGCGCTGCGATCGTCGCCCGCATGCGTGCAAGTCAGGGCCTGAAACCCGGTGCAGTGGGCAGCGGCGTGTTCCCGGAACTCAAGCACAGCAAGGATCTGCGGATCAGCGGCCTGGACGGATGGCAGGATGTCGACCAGCAGCTGCAGCAGGCGGTTTTTGCCGGTCTGCAGACTTATCTACGCCGTTATCCACAGGCATTGATCGCGCCGCTGATGTTGCAGATCCAGGACAGCAACGGCCAGCCGCGACGTCTGTCGGCCGAGGATTTTCCCGACATGGCACCGGAGCAGCTTGCGGATCTGGCGCGCACCTGCCTGCGCCCGGGCGCGATCAACCTGCAGTGGTACGCAGCGGGCGAGGGCGGCTACCCGTACTGGCACTGCGAGCTGTACCCGAAGGATGCGCAGGCCGACACGCTGCACCGCCACCTGCTGTGGACGCTGTACCTCAACGACGACTTCGAAGAAGGCGAAACCGAGTTCCTGTTCCAGGGCCGGAAGATCGCGCCGCGCACCGGCAGCCTGTTGATCGCACCGACGGCGTTCACCCATACCCATCGCGGCAACCGCCCGCAGGGCGGCGACAAATTCATCGCCACCAGCTGGATTTTGTTCCAGAGTGCGCAGAAGTTGTTTGGGGGGTAG
- a CDS encoding class 1 fructose-bisphosphatase, translating into MSRTSLTRFLIQQQHAGRINADLRQLIAVVARACTSISIAVSKGALGGVLGEAGTGNVQGEAQKKLDVISNEILLEANAWGGHLAACASEEMDHSQPVPDIYPRGDFLLLFDPLDGSSNIDVNVSVGTIFSVLRCPTNVELPGDDAFLQPGSKQIAAGYCIYGPSTQLVLTVGHGTHAFTLDRETGEFLLTTENMQIPAATQEFAINMSNQRHWEAPMQAYVEDLLAGKEGPRGKNFNMRWIASMVADVHRILTRGGIFIYPWDKKEPGKAGKLRLMYEANPMGLLVEQAGGTAWTGRERIIDLQPDQLHQRVPVFLGSREEVAEAVRYHQEHDAKSV; encoded by the coding sequence ATGTCCCGTACCTCGTTGACCCGCTTCCTGATCCAGCAGCAGCACGCCGGCCGCATCAACGCCGACCTGCGCCAGCTGATCGCGGTCGTCGCCCGCGCCTGCACCAGCATCTCCATCGCCGTCAGCAAGGGCGCCCTCGGTGGCGTGCTCGGCGAAGCCGGCACCGGCAACGTGCAGGGCGAAGCGCAGAAGAAGCTGGATGTCATCAGCAACGAGATCCTGCTGGAAGCCAACGCCTGGGGCGGTCACCTCGCTGCCTGCGCATCGGAGGAAATGGACCACAGCCAGCCGGTGCCGGACATCTACCCGCGCGGCGATTTCCTGCTGCTGTTCGATCCCCTCGATGGCAGCTCCAACATCGACGTCAACGTCTCCGTCGGCACCATCTTCTCGGTGCTGCGTTGCCCGACCAACGTCGAACTGCCTGGCGATGACGCCTTCCTGCAGCCGGGCAGCAAGCAGATCGCCGCCGGCTACTGCATCTACGGTCCCAGCACGCAGCTGGTGCTGACCGTCGGCCACGGTACCCACGCCTTCACCCTCGACCGCGAAACCGGCGAGTTCCTGCTGACCACCGAGAACATGCAGATCCCGGCGGCCACCCAGGAGTTCGCCATTAACATGTCCAACCAGCGCCACTGGGAAGCGCCGATGCAGGCCTATGTGGAAGATCTGCTGGCCGGCAAGGAAGGCCCGCGCGGCAAGAACTTCAACATGCGCTGGATCGCCAGCATGGTCGCCGACGTGCATCGCATCCTGACCCGCGGCGGCATCTTCATCTACCCGTGGGACAAGAAGGAACCGGGCAAGGCCGGCAAGCTGCGCCTGATGTACGAAGCCAACCCGATGGGGCTGCTGGTGGAGCAGGCGGGCGGTACGGCCTGGACTGGTCGCGAACGCATCATCGACCTGCAACCCGACCAGCTGCACCAACGCGTGCCGGTGTTCCTCGGTTCGCGCGAAGAGGTCGCCGAGGCCGTGCGTTATCACCAGGAGCATGACGCGAAGAGCGTCTGA